From Pan paniscus chromosome 6, NHGRI_mPanPan1-v2.0_pri, whole genome shotgun sequence, one genomic window encodes:
- the LOC100980880 gene encoding uncharacterized protein LOC100980880 — MYVRKQIIRAEVFKDPLIVRQEQKGVPGKSVLPQAFGFLTYKMRGLDQMEIRGVRGCPRAAHPHTPLPAPRDPRASIPVPTKHPPHKSCPSGASREVSGPLLEPSPGPQTPYLQGPYLLLGEVVGHSALGAQPAQAANGDADDLLELSALLQPRAGHGPCATLSGRCITPATALLLSHRLRAQCRSMQATAAEEGSPGLRHLGKEPPSRESWTGSAPRRCPCQDASRAGSGVCRSRPQSRGGGSRKPRRQKAAKSRGGKKPRRQKAAAAK; from the exons ATGTATGTTAGGAAGCAAATTATTAGGGCTGAAGTATTCAAAGACCCCTTAATTGTCCGACAAGAGCAGAAAG GGGTTCCTGGCAAGTCAGTTCTCCCTCAGGCCTTTGGTTTCCTCACCTACAAGATGAGAGGGCTGGACCAGATGGAAATTCGGGGGGTAAGGGGATGTCCGCGCGCagcccacccccacacccccctccccgccccacgGGACCCTAGAGCCTCCATCCCAGTTCCCACCAAGCACCCGCCCCACAAATCCTGCCCAAG TGGGGCCTCAAGGGAGGTGTCCGGGCCGCTCCTCGAGCCCAGCCCGGGTCCCCAAACACCTTACCTCCAGGGTCCGTATCTCCTGCTCGGTGAGGTCGTTGGACACAGCGCACTTGGTGCGCAGCCCGCGCAGGCTGCCAATGGAGATGCCGATGACCTTCTGGAGCTGTCCGCACTGCTGCAGCCCCGGGCTGGTCACGGCCCCTGCGCCACCCTCAGCGGCCGCTGCATCACTCCCGCCACCGCCCTCCTTCTCTCCCATCGCCTCCGCGCGCAGTGCCGCTCTATGCAGGCCACAGCGGCCGAGGAAGGGAGCCCGGGGCTCAGGCACCTAGGCAAGGAACCCCCGAGCCGGGAGAGCTGGACCGGGAGCGCCCCTCGGCGCTGCCCTTGCCAGGACGCCAGTAGAGCTGGCAGCGGAGTCTGCCGCTCCCGCCCTCAGAGCCGCGGCGGCGGGAGCAGAAAGCCACGGCGGCAAAAAgccgcaaaaagccgcggcggcaaaaagccgcggcggcaaaaagccgcggcggcaaaa